AACGAAGTGCGGCTCGCCGCTATGCGAAGGCGTTACGCGATCTCTCCCGAACGGAAGCCTGGCTCGAAGGACGCATTGCGCGCGATCCACGAACCGAGCAGCGCATGACGGGCGCGGCGTCCGGTTAGCCGGAGGCGCGCTGCAATTCGGCCGCGGCTGCGGCATCGAACTTGCCGGGTCCGGTGGTCGCCGCGGTCTTGCGCGTCAACGGCACCTCCAGGCGGCACAACAGGCCCTCGGCACGCCAATCGAATTGCGCCTGTCCGCCGAGCTGGGACTCGACGCTCGCAAGCAGGCTCCGCGTTCCGAAGCCGCGGGATTTCGGCGTCCTGACCAGCGGGCCGCCGGATTCCTCCCAGGTGAGCGTGAGGCGGTCGTCCTCGGCCTGCCAGGCGATTATGAGCCGTCCCGACCGCGTCGACAGCGCGCCATACTTGGCCGAGTTGGTGAAGAGCTCGTGCAGAGCGAGCGCTAGCGTCTGGGCGGTTGCCGGCAGCAACTGAACTTCGGGGCCTGCCAACTTGATCTGGCCGCCCAGCGAATAGGGCGCAAGCTCCTCGTCGATCAGCTTGGAGAGCTCGGCGCCCTGCCAGCTCGACAGTGACAGGATGGTGTGGACGCGCGCCAGCGCGTTGATGCGCCCCTCGACGGCATTGACATAGGCCTTGACCTCGTCGGCCCGGGTGAGGCGCACGATCGATTGCGCCAACGCCAGCGCATTCTTGGCGCGATGGTCGACTTCCCGCGCAAGGAGATTCTGCCGCTCCTCGGCGCGCTTGCGTTCGGTGATGTCCACGGTGACGCCGCTCACCCGCACCACGCGGCCGTTATCGTCGATGGTTGCGGCCGCCGTGCCGACGCACCAGCGCACCTCCCCGTCGGGCCGCACGATGCGGAATTCGGTTTCATAGGCGCGCGTGCCGCTGTTGAACTCGGCGATCGCCTTGCGCAACTGGTCGACGTCATCGGGATGCAGCAACGCCTGGACGTTGGCCGGATTGACCTCGAATCTCTCCGGGCCGACGCCGAAGATGCGATACTGGCCTTCGTCCCACATCCAGTCGCCGGTGATCCAGTCCCAGTCCCAGGAGCCCATCTTGCCGGCGGCGATCGCCATGCTGCGCCGCTGCTCGCTTTCGCGCAGCTTGGCGGTGGAGTTTTCCAGCTCGGCGGTGCGCGCGCGGACGCGGTCCTCGAGCTCCTGGTTCAGTCGCTCGAGCTCGCGCGTCTTGCGATAGAGTTCGGAGAACACCTTGATCTTGGCGCGCAGCACCTCCGGCACGACCGGCACCGGAACGTAATCGACCGCGCCCATCTCGTAACCGCGCAACCGATCGATGTCGCTGACCTGAATGGCAGAGATGAAGATCATCGCGGTCTTCTGGAAGCGCGGATGCTCGCGGATCATCGCGGCGAGCTCGAAACCGTCGAGCTCGGGCATGCAGACGTCGACCAGGATCACCGCGATCTCGGTCTTGAGCAGGACCTCCAGCGCCTCGCGTCCGGACGAGGCGATCACGAGGTTCTCGCCGAGGTCTTTCAATATCACCTCATAGGCGAGCAGCTTGGCAGGCTGGTCGTCGACGAGCAGGATGTTGACCTTTTCGTGGTCCATTCGCGGATCCAAACTCAGCGGTGCAGCCACATGCGGATCGCAAGCAGCAATTGATCGGTGTTGACGGGTTTGGCGAGGTAGTCGGACGCACCGGCTTCCAGGCATTTCTCACGATCGCCCTTCATCGCCTTGGCGGTCAGCGCGATGATCGGCAGCCGCGCAAAGGACGGATTCTCTCGGATCACGCCCATGGTCTGATAGCCATCCATCTGCGGCATCATGATGTCCATCAGCACGATGGCGATTTCCGGATTGGATTCGACCAACGCAACCGCCTCGCTGCCGGTCGTGGCCGTCAGCACCTTCATGCCGCGCCGTTCCAGCACGCTCGACAGCGCGAAGATGTTGCGGGCGTCATCATCGACGAGCAGGGCCGTCTTGCCGATCAGGTCCTCGTCGGAACTGTTCAGCTTCTCCAGCATGCGCTGCTTCTCGACCGGCAGTTCCGTGATGACACGGTGCAGGAACAGCGCGGTCTCGTCGAGCAGGCGCTCCGGCGACTCGACGCCCTTGACCACGATGCTGCGCGCCATGGTGTGGAGTTCCGCATCCTCTTCCGCGGAGAGCTCGCGGCCCGTGAACACCACGACCGGGATGTTGGACAGCGCCTCGTCGTTGCGGATCTGGTCGAGCACCTCGAAGCCGGTCATGTCGGGCAGCCTGAGGTCGAGCACCACGCAGTCGCAGGGCTGCTCGCGCAGCGTCGAAAGCGCGCCGGCACCGGTGTCCGTTGCCACGATCTCGATGTCGTCGTGGTGCAGCAGCTCGCGGATCGAGAGCCGTTCGGCCTCGTTGTCCTCGACGATCAGGAGCCGCTTGCGCCGCGGCCGCGCATATTCCTTGATCTGCGTCAGCGCGGCGGAGACGCCTTCCGTCGTCGTCGGCTTGTTGACGAAGGAGAAGGCACCACGCGCCAAGGCGTGCTGGCGGTCCTCGTCGAGGGTGATGATCTGCACGGGGATGTGGCGAGTCAGCGGATTGTGCTTGAGCTGGCTCAGTACGGTCCAGCCCAGCATGTCCGGCAGGAACAC
This genomic stretch from Bradyrhizobium daqingense harbors:
- a CDS encoding HWE histidine kinase domain-containing protein, yielding MDHEKVNILLVDDQPAKLLAYEVILKDLGENLVIASSGREALEVLLKTEIAVILVDVCMPELDGFELAAMIREHPRFQKTAMIFISAIQVSDIDRLRGYEMGAVDYVPVPVVPEVLRAKIKVFSELYRKTRELERLNQELEDRVRARTAELENSTAKLRESEQRRSMAIAAGKMGSWDWDWITGDWMWDEGQYRIFGVGPERFEVNPANVQALLHPDDVDQLRKAIAEFNSGTRAYETEFRIVRPDGEVRWCVGTAAATIDDNGRVVRVSGVTVDITERKRAEERQNLLAREVDHRAKNALALAQSIVRLTRADEVKAYVNAVEGRINALARVHTILSLSSWQGAELSKLIDEELAPYSLGGQIKLAGPEVQLLPATAQTLALALHELFTNSAKYGALSTRSGRLIIAWQAEDDRLTLTWEESGGPLVRTPKSRGFGTRSLLASVESQLGGQAQFDWRAEGLLCRLEVPLTRKTAATTGPGKFDAAAAAELQRASG